CAGACCTTTGTTTAGTTAATATAAGTGAGAAATATACATTAACAAAAGAAGATCTTTATTATCGAAATACTCAAAGTCCTTATATTGGAAAAACATTTCGTGGAAAGGTGAAGCAGACAATGCTAAGAGGAAGAACTGTTTTTCAAGATAAGTGAATGGTTAAGAAACACTTTTGAAGACTTCTATTTGATTGATTTGAAAGCAACTAAACTAATTAAATCGCTATCCTCCAAAGAGTGCCGATAAGCACTCTTTTTTATTTTTCTTCTAATCGGAAAAACCGAACTATATTTATATAACTTTATAAAATGTTCGTTATTTTTATAAAAAAACCTTGAAATTGATAGGTGAAGTACGTTATTATGCTCAATAAAGGAACGAACAATAGAGGGGGTTGTTTATATGTTCGGTGCAATAAATTCCAAACATACGAAAAAGATAATGCTTCTAGGAGCAGGAGAGTTAGGAAAAGAAGTGATTATTGAGGCACAGAGACTAGGAATTAACACGATTGCTGTTGACCGCTATGCAAATGCACCAGCAACGCAGGTAGCACATAAATCGTATGTGGTCGATATGCTTGATGGCCAAGCACTTAAAGAAATCATTATCAGAGAAAGGCCTGATTTCATTGTGCCTGAGATTGAAGCCATTGCAACTGAAATGCTCGTTGAATTAGAAGGAGAAGGCTTTAATATTATTCCGACTGCAAATGCTGTCCATTTGACGATGGACCGGGAAGGAATTAGACGACTTGCAAGTGAGAAACTGAATTTGCCTACAGCGAAGTATGAATGTGCAGACAGTTTAGCAGAATTGCAGAATGCCGTTGTTACTATCGGTGTACCGTGTGTAATTAAGCCAATAATGAGTTCTTCTGGTAAAGGGCAAAGCATCTGCCGCAGTCTTGATGATGTAAAGAAATCATGGGAAGAAGCGGTAGGGGGAGGCAGAGGGAAAAAAACACGAGTAATTGTAGAGGAATTCATCTCCTTTAATTCAGAAATAACATTGTTAACGGTCCGCTCTATCAGTGGCACGCACTTTTGTCCGCCGATTGGTCATATCCAAAAGGATGGGGATTATATCGAGTCATGGCAGCCTCATCAGATGACCGCCGAACAGCTTGAACAGTCAGAGCAAATTGCCGCACAAATAACAGACGCTTTAGGAGGCTACGGACTTTTTGGTGTAGAGCTTTTCCTAACAGATAATGGTGTGTATTTCAGTGAAGTGTCGCCAAGACCTCATGACACTGGAATGGTAACATTAGCAACACAGGATTTATCAGAATTTGCCTTGCACATCCGTGCTGTATTGGGCTTGCCTATACCGCAAATCAGGCTGAACTCGCCTGGTGCAAGTAAGACTTTAAAGGCATCACGAGAAAGTGCGGATTATGAAATCCATGGCGTTCAAGAAGCATTAGCATCTAAAGACAGCCAGATCCGAATTTTTGGAAAACCGAATGCAGTTGTCGGCAGACGCTTAGCTGTTCTTTTGCAAAGAGGAGAAACAGCAGAAGCAGCACTTGCTGATGCAAGAGAGGCTCACGCTAAGCTGTCGATTACTTATGGGAAGTCCGAACAATAGATTTTATTTAAGCCCAGAAAAACTAGACTAAGAAGCAAGGGAGACTGTTATGAAAACAAAAAATCGCTGGTTAATTGCCCTTTCAGCAGTTGGCATTCATATTTCTATTGGCTCTGTTTATGCGTGGAGTGTTTTTACAAAACCATTGGAAGAAACGTACAATTGGAGTTTAACAAGCATTTCCTGGACATTCAGTATCGCTATATTATTTTTAGGTCTCTCTGCAGCCTTTTTAGGACATTTCGTGGAGAAATTCGGTCCCCGTGCTGCTGGAACACTCTGCGCCACTCTATTTGGATTAGGAATGGCAGGGTCAGGGTTTGCGGTAAGTATTGAATCCTTGCCTCTTTTGTATATCACTTATGGAGTATTTGGCGGAATTGGTCTTGGAGTAGGCTATATTACGCCAGTATCAACATTGGTGAAATGGTTCCCTGATAAACGAGGGCTGGCAACAGGGCTGGCTATAATGGGGTTCGGCTTTGCTTCCATGATCAGCAGTCCGATTATGAATAAGTTGATTAGCTCTGTTGGTATACCTTCTACATTTTATATTTTGGCAATCATCTATTTTATAATAATACTAGCTTCAGCTCAATATTTGGCTCCGCCTCCAAAAGGCTATGTACCTGCTGGCTACAAGAAGGCATTGGAGACAGGGGCTGCTGCTCCGAAAGCTGATTTAGCTCAATCGACAGCCAATGAAGCAATAAAAACAAAAAGATTCTGGGCTTTATGGACAATGCTTTTCATTAATATTACGTGTGGAATTGCCATATTGGCTGTTGCATCTCCAATGGGACAAGAGCTTGCTGGAATGTCCGTTACAGGAGCCGCCGTATTAGTCGGTATTATGGGTGTATTTAACGGATTAGGAAGAATTGCATGGGCATCTGTTTCCGATTATATTGGTCGTCCTAATGTATACACATTGTTTTTTGCGATTCAAATTGCTGCCTTTTTTGTATTGCCTCATTTACAAGACGCTATTACTTTCTCTATAATAGTATGTATCATAATGTCTTGTTACGGGGGAGGATTTGCATCGATCCCTGCGTATATTGGAGATATGTTCGGAACGAAACAGCTTGGTGCCATTCATGGCTATATACTGACAGCGTGGTCTGCAGCAGGGATTGCTGGTCCTAGGTTTGTCTCATGGATCAGAGACACGACAGGAAGCTATCAGGAGACGTTGATTGTCTTTTCCTGTATGTTCATCGTTTCACTGACAATTTCCTTATTAATCCGTTTGGATATTAAAAAGATTAAGTTGATGAATAAAGAAATTAGTAGAGGCAACAGCATTTAATAGGTTGGGGGTAAACCCCTGACCTTTTTTTGAGTTTTCCTCTTATGATTGGAGATTAGCAATATGGAAAACTTTAATAATCAGTTTATCATTTCCTTCATTATAATTGCCCTAGGCTATTGTTTGAAGAAGTGGCAGATCCTCAAGGAAAAAGACGGGGAAGCGATGGCACGCCTTATTTTTAATGTTACGTTGCCAAGTTTAATCATCGTAACATTTCATCGTATAACAATCGATTCCTCCCTGATGATGCTGATGGTCCTAGGCTTTGTATATGGTATCATTGTCGCAATATTAGGCTTGTTTTTATTCAGGAAGGAAGAGCGGAGAGATAAAGGGATGCTTGGCATGCTGATCCCTGGGTTTAACATAGGCTTGTTTGCTTATCCTTTAGTTCAAGGTATCTGGGGAGAAGCAGGATTAAAGTATTTCGGCATGTTCGATATTGGTAATGCTATTATTACATTTGGAGTCAGTTATTTAATTGGAAGCTATTATGCAAAGGAAGGCGTTGTGCTGAACTTCAAGCATGTTGCCGGCAAAATGGGCAAATCAATCCCGTTAATGACATATGTGGTCATATTTATCATTAATATTACCGGCTTGCCACTGCCGACTGCTGTTATAGACATCAGTTCTGTCATCTCTCAGGCTAATATGCCTCTGTCTTTACTGCTTCTAGGAATCTATTTGAATTTTTCATTTGAAAAAAGCCACTGGAAGGGCATTGGAAGGGTATTGGGGTTGCGCTATGGTGTCGGTTTACTTGTTGGAACATTAGGGTTCTTCCTTCTGCCAGTCGATGATATGTTCCGCTATACAGTCCTGATTGGACTTATTCTGCCGATGGCCTCCTCTGTATTACCTTACAGTGTAGAGTTTAAGTATAATCAGAGATTTGTCGGCACAGCAGCAAACCTGTCTATCCTTATCAGCTTTGTCTTGTTATGGGTAATAGGAAATATGATTGTGTAAACAAACAAGGCTATTCCTTTTGCAGGATAGCCTTGTTTTTATTTTGTAATAAAGTTTTCCGTATAATACGGCTGTGATTTTTCATTGAAAGCAACACCGACACCTAGGTAAGTAAAGCCTTCCTGCAGAATATTCTCCCGATGTCCTAAAGAGTTCATTAAACCTTCATGTGCAAAAATACTGCTGTATTGCCCGTAAGCAAGATTTTCACCAGCCATTGTATACTTAATGCCGTCAGAGAGCATCCGGTCAAATGGGGACTCACCATCGAGGTTTGTATGGTCGAAATAGTTGTTTTTCGCCATATCCTCACTGTGCTTCCTTGCGGTTACCTTTACATTATCTTCCCATGTCAATACGCCAAGACCGTTGTTAACCCTGCTGGCGTT
This DNA window, taken from Niallia sp. Man26, encodes the following:
- a CDS encoding OFA family MFS transporter — its product is MKTKNRWLIALSAVGIHISIGSVYAWSVFTKPLEETYNWSLTSISWTFSIAILFLGLSAAFLGHFVEKFGPRAAGTLCATLFGLGMAGSGFAVSIESLPLLYITYGVFGGIGLGVGYITPVSTLVKWFPDKRGLATGLAIMGFGFASMISSPIMNKLISSVGIPSTFYILAIIYFIIILASAQYLAPPPKGYVPAGYKKALETGAAAPKADLAQSTANEAIKTKRFWALWTMLFINITCGIAILAVASPMGQELAGMSVTGAAVLVGIMGVFNGLGRIAWASVSDYIGRPNVYTLFFAIQIAAFFVLPHLQDAITFSIIVCIIMSCYGGGFASIPAYIGDMFGTKQLGAIHGYILTAWSAAGIAGPRFVSWIRDTTGSYQETLIVFSCMFIVSLTISLLIRLDIKKIKLMNKEISRGNSI
- a CDS encoding AEC family transporter gives rise to the protein MENFNNQFIISFIIIALGYCLKKWQILKEKDGEAMARLIFNVTLPSLIIVTFHRITIDSSLMMLMVLGFVYGIIVAILGLFLFRKEERRDKGMLGMLIPGFNIGLFAYPLVQGIWGEAGLKYFGMFDIGNAIITFGVSYLIGSYYAKEGVVLNFKHVAGKMGKSIPLMTYVVIFIINITGLPLPTAVIDISSVISQANMPLSLLLLGIYLNFSFEKSHWKGIGRVLGLRYGVGLLVGTLGFFLLPVDDMFRYTVLIGLILPMASSVLPYSVEFKYNQRFVGTAANLSILISFVLLWVIGNMIV
- the purT gene encoding formate-dependent phosphoribosylglycinamide formyltransferase, with the translated sequence MFGAINSKHTKKIMLLGAGELGKEVIIEAQRLGINTIAVDRYANAPATQVAHKSYVVDMLDGQALKEIIIRERPDFIVPEIEAIATEMLVELEGEGFNIIPTANAVHLTMDREGIRRLASEKLNLPTAKYECADSLAELQNAVVTIGVPCVIKPIMSSSGKGQSICRSLDDVKKSWEEAVGGGRGKKTRVIVEEFISFNSEITLLTVRSISGTHFCPPIGHIQKDGDYIESWQPHQMTAEQLEQSEQIAAQITDALGGYGLFGVELFLTDNGVYFSEVSPRPHDTGMVTLATQDLSEFALHIRAVLGLPIPQIRLNSPGASKTLKASRESADYEIHGVQEALASKDSQIRIFGKPNAVVGRRLAVLLQRGETAEAALADAREAHAKLSITYGKSEQ